TCACTATACACACAATCACAGCTATAGGTACCCTCACTATACACACAATCACAGCTATAGGCACCCTCACTATACACACAATCACAGCTATAGGCACCCTCACTATACACACAATCAAAGCTATAGGCACCCTCACTATACACACAATCAAAGCTATAGGCacccttactatacacacaatcAAAGCTATAGGCACCCTCACTATACACACAATCAAAGCTATAGGCACCCtcattatacaaacaagggaaagttgtgctcaccactattttttaaaaccattaatgaatctgattcattaagaattctattgcttcattatacattttacaaagggacttggttttggttttacctgcaacttaacttgctgctttcaaagtaaacctccatactttgaaagcagcaagttaagttgcaggtaaaaccaagtccctttgtaaaatgtataatgaagcaatagaattcttaatgaatcagatgaaaattgagcataggactggccagatatgggatgactttgacgtagttggccagcttaaatatattgcaatatatggacaaacaatccctgttttgtttaaagggtaaggcatttttcagtagcagtatgcacaaaatgtctctgtcttaaatatattgataatgggttgagtgcagaggactcttgtgtttgactatatgtattttgtggtcacagcctcattgcacccccgcctaatggtttttaaaaaatagtggtgagcacaactttcccttgtttgttatagttatacaggagcagtgaccagctccatgttgtagctcccacccttcccagctatagtcaggtgatcccactggtgtctaataaaagggcagccaagtatggaggtttactttgaaagcagcaagttaagttgcaggtaaaaccaagtccctttgtaaaatgtataatgaagcaatagaattcttaatgaatcagataaaattaagcgtaggactggccagatatgggatgactttgacgtagttggccagcttaaatatattgcaatatatggacaaacaatccctgttttgtttaaagggtaaggcattttttagtagcagtatgcacaaaatgtctctgtcttaaatatattgataatgggttgagtgcagaggactcttgtgtttgactatatgtattttgtggtcacagcctcattataCACACAATCACAGCTATAGGCACCCTAActatacacacaatcacacacacacagctacagGCACCCTCATTATACACACAATCAAAGCTATAGGCACCCtcactatacacacactcacagctaTAGGCACCctcattatacacacacacacacagctacagGCACCCTCATTATACACACAATCACAGCTATAGGCACCTTTACTATACACACAATCACAACTATAGGCACCCTCACTATACACACAATCACAGCTACAGGCacccttactatacacacaatcAAAGCTATAGGCACCCTCACTACTCACACAGCTACAAGCACCctcattatacacacacacagctacaggcacccttactatacacacaatcacacacagctACAGGCACCCTCATTATACACACAATCACAGCTACAGGCACCCTCATTATACACACAATCACAGCTACAGGCACCCTCATTATACACACAATCACAGCTATAGGCACCCTCACTATACACACAATCACAGCTATAGGCActcttactatacacacagcTATAGACAGATTCATTACACACAAAATCACACTTATTGGCACACTGACAACACAAAGATAGAAAGTAATATACACTCACTTAGTGGAAGTTGCCGAGTGCAAGTTAGTTTAAGAGGGAGGGTGGGTTGAGTGAGCCCCTCAGGCTGGAGCTGTGTAGGAGCGTCTCAGTGGGTTGGGATATTTCCTAATCTTCaagcccccctcccccattgGCCAGGGGTGAGTGGGAGTGGCATCCCAGAGAGGCACAGGGAAGAATTTGTGtccactcaccccccccccccattggccAGGGGTGAATGGGAGTGGCATCCCAGAGAGGAACAGGGACGAATTTGTGTCCATTAACCCCCTCCCCAGGATCCTAGCAGCAGAAACCCAAATGTCATTGCTTCTCTCTGGTACAAACAGGGGGTGGGGGGCACATTGTCACAAGGGATCCTAATCTCTAATCTCAGCAACAATGGGATTTAGTGCAGCCATGTGCAACTGGTGAGTGTTCAGCGGCCTCATGTGGCCCCACTGCTCTCCAGGGCCACACATGTACCATGCTAGTGAAAGTGCATCACACTCGGCAGAGATGGGGCCCTGGTGCACTATTCAGTAAGtaggggtgcaaggcaagggaTTATATTCACCGGGGAGGAGAAGCTACCTCCTTCAATGATTTCATGGACTATGGTTGGATGTTAGATCAACTGCACATACATTCCAGCTAATGCCTTATACTTTACATGCCTGCTGCATGGTTACACATATTCCTCTactcaattctgatcttgcccactcccacatcttgtgtcttattcccttccctttagattgaaagctccTTTGCATAGGGCcctcctcaccttttgtaccgtattggttgtgatgtatgtaactccatacaACAGCCTGGATGGGGGAAAATGGGCAGCACAAAGGGGCAATAAATCCCTTAAAAAACATAGGAGGGAaacaatattcatatttattagtaTAATACAAAAATCTGGTCCAATAAGTGGGCATAGTTGAGCATACACTGACCACGCAGAGACTGTGTATTATCTGGCATTTTATATGCATCACCCCATGTCCATCTTAAGTATATTTCCACAGATGTGATTGGTTGCAGGGAAGGTGCAGTCAGTGGTCAGGATGCAGATACTCCAGTCAGTCATTGAGAGAGGGAGTCTCTATAGGAGGCTACAAAAAGAAATTAGTCCAGTGCagagttaagctccccatagacgcaacgattcttcttgccgaacgaccgattttagggaagcccgaccaatacttcgaaattatcgtgtggttagtgggattcgaacgatcttacgatttttcggccaacatctgtcaggaaattgatcggccaggtcaaaaaatccgtcggtcccagtgcaatgtatctatgtttgcagggccaagcaggcagctcccctttgttttcctggcaaattggtctttttagttgatggtcaattcgtacgatcgttctgagaagatcgtggtctcacgatcaggatctgatcttttaaaaatctcaacatctatggccagctttacttgaaGCTTAGGGGTCTCACTTTTTTCATCCACATTCAAATGCAGTACGAGTTCACTGTCCCCTATGCTAACCATGGAGGGTCTGAAGGAGACGGCAGAGTTGTGAGTTCCTGATAGAAAAAAGTACATGTTAGAGGTGGTGCTTCCTGCAGCCCTGGTATTGGTAGAGGGTCAGCTCCCTCTCTCACCAGCTCACAGTTTGTATCCAACCATCCAAAGACTGCTCCAGCTTCTCTAATGTGTCCTGTAACTGCTGGATATGGACCTGGCACTTCTGTACATTCACAAACAGGTACCCACAAACATCTTCACACTGGGCATTATGAACAGTGGCACAGCCATACAGGGTGCACACACCAGCACTGGCATATTACAGCTCTGTGCCCATGTCTCAGGGCCACTCTATACCGGCTTCAGCTGAGATACCCCTATCTGTGCTGGGGAGACACAGGGGCTACCAGAGAAGCAATGGCCCAGGCAGCAGCACTTTCCCTTGCTctggagtagggatgggcgaatttgacccgtttcgtcaaaaattcacagccagcgaaatgtcgctgagACCCATTATAGTGTATGAGTGTCAAAAAATTGTCCAAAatttttgacgcgtgtcttttgttttttgacgcatgccgccatacaagtctatgaagCATTTCTCTGGACTGGTTGGTCCCCAGCACAGTGAGTGAGACCTGCAGCCCCAGGCACGTGGGCCAAGTGATAGGGGTGTTTGTTTGGGTACATGTCCATTTACTATGTTTAACTATAACCCTCTGCCTATTTGCTGCCCAAGATCTTTCGGGGTTCAGGAGATCAGGCCACAGTTTTACTGTCTTAAAGGTTCTGAAGCCCCAGGCCCAAGTCCACCTTACAAGCAGCTGGCCTGTGTGGCCTATCATTCCTGTAATGTCTCCTGGGGGCAGTCAGTTGAAAGGTCGATCTTTTGCAGCAGTGCCGTCGTGCAAGGACTTGCTCAGCGCACTCTCACTGGCCTTACACCCCCTTCCGAATGGGAGAACTTAGAAAAATATTCCGCCTATGATTTGCCTGATTACCTGCCAGCTGCCTCCTCCATACTCAGCTTTTAGAACTTTCCCGCCTCAGTTTTCCTGACCTGAACCCCAATCTTTAAAGGATTTAGAGGAAGAGCCTTGATCCCAGGGATTTCATGGGCACAGGCGGTCTGTCAGCTGTGGCTCGTACCAACTGCAGGCTCAAATGAACCGCATGGCACAGGAGGACAGGTGAGAAGCAGCAGTCACAGAGAAACCGATACCCTCCTGGAAGGGGTTTAACATTGTCTTTCCTTACTAAGCGATCCGGGCAGTCTAGTGCCAACTCCACTGGCAGATTCAAGTTGGCCAATTGCGGGAGGTACCACCCTGAGTGAGAATCTGCTTGCTGGCATGTGCCATATCTTTGACCAACATGTAGCCCAGGAAGGTGAGTTTTGGGGAGACTGGTGGGAAAATTTTCTGGTGGCACAAAATAAGCATATAAGAAAGGTCAACATGCTTGTGCTGCCAATCACTTCACACAATCCCATCATCGCTCAATATTCATAGTCCCCAAGGTACAATTTGCTAACGATGACAAACACCTCCTGGCTTGCTGCTCCTTGGATGGGACCATCTCTGTGTGCCAGCTGGTGCCCACACCTCCTTCTGTGCTCCAGACTCTTCGTGGGCACACCGAACCTGTTAGTGACTTTGCCTGGTCACTATCCAATGCTATCATTGTCTCCACCTCACTGGATGGCAGCATGCGAATCTGGAACACCCAGGATGGGCTCATAACAATCTGACAGTGGTGAGTACACGGTGACCTTTGTGCCAGAGGAGCATCCGCTTCCCAAAGCTCTCCTGTCCTGCCCACAGGTTGGCAACGAGAAGCACACCATTCATGTAATGAACATCTCTACTGGTAAGAAGGTGAAGGGAGTAAGCAATAAGATCAATGGCCGGGTGCTTTCACTGTCGTTTGACTCCGATGGGTGGATCCTTTGAGCTGGTGACGATTGCAGCCGTAATTTGTCTTTCCTTTTCGACATGGCAATCGGTGAGTGCCGAGCATATGCAGATGGAGCTAGTATAGTGCCATGTTCTGGCAGAGGAGATGGAGGATAACTGGGAAAGGGTGGATTAACTTAGGGGAGCAAAGTAAAGAATACATGTACAAGTGGAGTCTATATGAAATCTTTAGGTGGAGAATAGGTAGCGTTCAGTGGTACCCATTTGTGATTGTGGTAGCACCAATACATACAGGAGATGGTTGAATCAGACACAGTCACCCAAGATAGAAACACACAGCTACTCATTGCCTGGCCTCACCCAACAGTGTCAGGTCTGGAATCAAAATAGTGAAGTATTGGCCAGTATCCAGAATATCAAGCCAAGCCTGTGAGATGCAGCTAAAATAATCCCTCCTCTGCGAGAGTTAGTAGTTAGTCCTGACTGTGTCCCCCCTCATAATCTTACAGGCAAGCTGACGAAGGCCAAACGGATTGTAGTGTCAGAAGGTAGAGCCATAACCAGCATTTCTGCCTGCTCATGGATCAGTCGAGAGGCCAGGGACCCCTCACTGCTGGTGAATGCTTGTATTAATAAACTACTTTTGTACAAGTAGGTGTCTCTCCGTCCTGGTTAAGCAAGGTCAGGTTATAAAAAGATTACATCAAAGGGAATGCTACTGGATATGGCTTCTGGTAACAAAATATTCTAAAGTATTGAACTAGGAATAAgttgttttttgtaaataattattagttttatttttttttagagatgaaCATTCAATATTCTTCTATTGAATCAGGGAAAGTTTATCACACTCTCCATTGTCCTTATATAGGGTAAGATACCATAATTATTATctaaaatggtttattattttgTTCTACATTTGgtataaatattgtataatttttgtatgttttcagtATATTAAATTTTGGTACTATTTTTgcattctttattgtttttttattactttgtgtATTTCGCCCACAATTTGTGTGAAGTAAGGAATCAAGATGGAGGATTggacaatttttatactgaagaaaaaatttttaaacaaatatttttttatactggagaattttatatttttttcacacagaTATTTTTCCATTGAATTTTAAGGTGATTAAGTACCAAAATTGAAGGTTTTACCCCTGTGAGTTTTGCTCTCCACTGTTGGAGGATGATCTGTGGGTGGTTTATTTggttaattattgtttttttgtgtatgcttgacaaagaggtccgccccgaaacgttgcaccgcaCTCCACAATAAACAATTAGGGGTTTGCATTAGCCCTGAGTGCCATCGGATTCTTTCGTTTGTCTCTCTGTCCCATATAATGGCCCCTCCCCTATATCACACCTCACATCCTTTTACCCCGCGGCCGCTGGGTGGTGGATAACGAGGGCACCTTGCAATTGAAACAAACTTTCCAAATCCAGCAGACCGCATGCCATTCGCAGCATATTCTGTCCTCTCATGTCCTTCAGACAGGGAGCGTGTGTAGGTGACTTTTTGCATCTGAGTGTTTAGATTTATTTTCCCTTGCTGGTGGAGGGTACACAGACCCATGCCAGTCCACAGGGCAGGGCTTTGAATGAAGCAGAAGGGACAGTGGCAAACCAATGCAACAGAGTGGTACTGTACGCAGTTCTGTTCATCACCTCTTCCAATTCCCTCCCAGTGACTGGCAGCAAAGACATGTGCGTCTACTTCTTTGATGTGGAAAGAGCAACTAAAGCCATTGTGAATAAGCTCCAGGGACACAGCACAGCCGTTTTATGTCAGCTTTAACAGTGATGAAAACCTGCTTGGTGAGCATCTGGAGACGTGAGCAGAAATAAGCACCCACTACCCTCCTGCATTAAGTCACCCTGGTACAGTCTCAGCAGAGACGCCTCACACTACAACCACTCTCACTTGTACCTTTAATTTAGATTTCTGTGCATTCAATAAATAGATCACTCCAGGCAGCACCTGGAGCAGTCTGTAGCAATAGCTGGAACTGTGCCCTAAAGCCACCCTCCCAAACCAGTGCCAAGGTAATGCAGCCATTGTTTTACTGGGGCTGGTTTCCCTTCAGCAGAAAACACTGTGGTTGCTAAGGGCAGTGATAGCGAGCAAACTAGATTCATTGAGGCTAAAACTggtatttttaattacttatagtTCTGTTCAGATACCTTCATTCATCCTGCAGTCTCTAACTCCAATCACTGCAGAGGTtgctagtagtagtagtaggaccCCAACAACAAAACTGTGTAAATGCCAAACCTGGAGTAGGCCAGATCATAAGGTTAAACATCTCCACAGGATAAAGATCCATTCCACATAGACCTAGATATTCCGTGAGTGCAACATCAACATTGCCTTTTACCCTATGTTTAGACAGATGGTGGGCTGGGACGTGGCATCCTTACCAAGGCAACAGCTGTCATACAGAACAGAAGCAGCTGTGGGGCACAGGGTTTCTATTCATTTACCTGTGCTTACCCACGCTGCGGCATGAACAGACCAACAATTAGAGtcacaaataaaacaatgtattttcacTTTTAAAACAAGAAGCAGACatataaaaatgttgttaaaacgGACAGGAGGCACAGTAGCCACACAGATACAAAGTCCTTACACAGGAACTTGGGAGGTCACGTTAGGAACAAGAGCTCAGGCTTTGgacagtttgcaataaaaaccTTGCCCCTTTTGTTCCAACACTGTTAGTTGTGGGTACAGATTGAAGCCATTGGCTATGAGCAGAGAATCCAGGCTGTAGCCCAGGCTGCGTAAACCACTGATAACTTGCACATGAACCCTGTCACTGCACAACTCCAAGTCATTTTCCTCCGCCCCCATGCATAAAAACACATGTTCAGAAAATAGACTAAAAATCCGTAaccggtaaaaaaaaaacaactacctGAAAGGATGCAGGCATTATTTCATAGCCCACTTTCCCTCTGGTGAATCACCGACTGCCCGCTGGGCATCACAGACAGTATCAGGGAACAGGAAAGTTCAAGTAAAAACAGATTATGAGCCAGTAACACTAGCAGTATGGAGCAATTCACAGATGAGGACCAGGCAGCAACTCTCACGTCTCAAAGACTTTAGCACCAATATTTCATCAAGTCAGTACTGTGCAGTTACTTGCTAGGGTTTTCCATTTAGGAACTGCTCTCACTGCAAAGGGTGGCAATGTTCTCATTGTGCTGGCTGGAGCAGCAGATGATTTAAGTGTATGTAGGAACCAATCAAGTCCAGGCGGTAGAGGCAGAGCTGGGACTGGTCCATCTCTCAGAAGAGGTACTTGCGGCAGCTGCTTTCTCCACACTTGCATTCCATCCGAACTCGCTTCTTGGGAGATGCAGGGAGACCTGCTAAGCCAAAGTTAGAATCCATTTTGCTACTTTCCACATCCACTGGGTCCACTAAAAAAAGAGAGTAAAGGAAAAAATGGGTCTTTTTCCAACAATCCGCACCCAGTGCCCATACTACACTCTTAGAACTACTTACCCTGCATATTGTAGTCAAATGTCAACTCCTCCCCTGTGCGGATTGTTCGGGTAGCAAAGAAAGCAATACGGGGTAACCTTTCATCCAGGTTATCGATAAATATGTTGTACACCTGAAGATTCGGCTTACACTGTggggagaaaaaataaataaataaaaaagacctCACGACCATGCCAGATGTTGACGAATCGATCAGACATTTGCACTACAGGCACTTACACTGTGGTTTACAAAGTGCGATATATTTCCATAACGAGCAGCATCCACTGTATAAACATCTTCCACATAATCCAGGTCAAACAGGTAGGTGGCTCCTTGACGGTCATAGACTTGGCCCCTCCGTTCCGCTTCTTCAGAGGTTATTATCTAAATAGAGATCCACAGAGCAGGTTACACCATTGCCTCTGCTACATGTCCCACTATTCAAATGTGAGCTACTGTGCAGCTAGAGAGGAAATGGATTCCAGCAGGTACCAACATATCAATAAGCACcatatatacacatgcatacttaaataattttccagagcatgctagtaagtaaaaagttagtttATTACATCATTacatcaatattataaaaaacattattcaaaaatCCCCTTatagcgcctaacgcgtttcatgcttacctggcacttaaggtggccatacacgggccgataaaagctgccgacagaccgtgtcggcagcttattggcccgtgtatggggccccgcgacgggcttcaccaatcgagatctggccaaaagtcggccagatctcgatcggatgggacagaaaatcccgtcggatcgcggccgcatctattcgttgatggggtcccgcgatccgaccgccagtttgggcatcgttaggatccgatcgttgggccctagggcccacgatcagatcagccgatattgcccacctcaaggtgggcatatcggagggagatccgctcgtttggcaacatcgccaaacgagcggatctctccatgtatgggcaccttaagtcaTAGGCAATTTCTGTTTAATCATGCTCTGgaaaattatttaagtatatatggttgtacctctgtttggtcactagaggactccaGCATGCTACTATAATGTTTACCAGACTCTACTCCCAAGCCgatttacatatatacacatgccACAAGATTGATGGCTCAATAGTCTCACATTTATGTAGATAAAGCTGCACCCCAAAATCTCTATGAACCCCCATCTTCCCATATAAATTATCAGATGAGGGGACTCAGTACATGGTTATGATAATATGCCAGGAAATATGTGCAGGCAGGAGCACAAGGTCCCTGTACATCCCCTAAATCTTCCCAACTAAGATGTTGCATAGGGATTAAGAGAGCAATTTGCAAGTCAGGTTCTATAATATGTATACAGCTAAGCAAGAGGGGTTTCTCATACACGAGAGTCCACCTGAACTTGACTGATTGGTCCCTAGCAAGTTACTTTGTACAGTTTTTTGTTGAACAGATCAGGCCCCACTTGGCTGAGGAGCAACTTACCTCTCCCACATACTCCATAACAAAGCTGTTCTTGCGAATCTTTTCCAGCGTACGCACACCCCACCCTCTCCTATCTGATGTCCTGAATATACAGAATTTGTACTGGATTCCCTTTTGAACCACACGATTAGGGCAAGAGGGGCCACAGCGGCAGTGTGAGTTACATTCGTAGATTGGAAAGCCAGGCTTCACCTTCACCTGCCCCTCATTATTGTAGGCCTTTTTGTGCTGGAaggcccctggacagcagccccctTCATCTGAAAAACAGTCCCGGCATTTGCATCCTACTGAACTTTGGTTGATTGCCACCCCGTCTCCCACCCTGTACTCATTAATGTAAACAAAGTCAAGGGGTGGGCCCTCCAGGTCCACTTCATTAGCCACGAGGATAAGACCATGGTGTGAGCGCTTGGCATTGAGTTGCTGTTCCCACTGGCGCAATCGCTTCCTCTGCTTGGCTTTTAGCACTAAATAGTGGGAAAGGCTCTGGTCCAACCTGCGGGGACACCGCGCCGCCGCCTTCTTTATCCCAGCAGCCTTTGCTCGCCGTAGCAGCTCCCGCTCCAGGTCCAAGTGGAACTGCTTCAGGAGATTGTTGCACTTGAGGTGATGTCGGGGTTCCCAGGTGCTTTCGGAATCAGGGTAATATTTCCACTTCACAAGGTACAGCTCCTGGTCCTGCAGGAGATAAAATAATACATGGCCCTAATGACAGAAACTCTGGCCCCTATTTGTAAATAATACCCTGCTACAGAAACACTTCTAATCGTTATCCTGTTAGGCACCATTCATGATGCCATGCTCACCAACTAATACTTACTATACACAGCCATCTCTTTCCCCAAGTGACCAGCGCCAGCCATGTCTCCCACCTCCCTGTCGCTGCTGTGCAATCCAACTGTACCTGCATTTTCTTGTAGTTCCACAGATATTCCACTTCAAAATCACTAATGTTCTTGCGAGTGACTCCCAGCTCAGCACAGCACAGCTGCTCCACCCGACACAGCTCCTGTAGTTCTGACTCCGACAAGAGGCACCTCACCATGCAGCCtgaggcagagacacacattaCCTCCTACACAATACAGACAGGCCACCATGCAGCCACACACACGTCACCCGCTGCTCAAAAAAAGAGACAGGCCAC
This Xenopus laevis strain J_2021 chromosome 8S, Xenopus_laevis_v10.1, whole genome shotgun sequence DNA region includes the following protein-coding sequences:
- the suv39h1.S gene encoding histone-lysine N-methyltransferase SUV39H1-like, which produces MAENSNGALGCMVRCLLSESELQELCRVEQLCCAELGVTRKNISDFEVEYLWNYKKMQDQELYLVKWKYYPDSESTWEPRHHLKCNNLLKQFHLDLERELLRRAKAAGIKKAAARCPRRLDQSLSHYLVLKAKQRKRLRQWEQQLNAKRSHHGLILVANEVDLEGPPLDFVYINEYRVGDGVAINQSSVGCKCRDCFSDEGGCCPGAFQHKKAYNNEGQVKVKPGFPIYECNSHCRCGPSCPNRVVQKGIQYKFCIFRTSDRRGWGVRTLEKIRKNSFVMEYVGEIITSEEAERRGQVYDRQGATYLFDLDYVEDVYTVDAARYGNISHFVNHSCKPNLQVYNIFIDNLDERLPRIAFFATRTIRTGEELTFDYNMQVDPVDVESSKMDSNFGLAGLPASPKKRVRMECKCGESSCRKYLF